TCACCATGGTGGAAATGACCTGGAACGTAAACCAGCCAGGGCGCTGGCGCAGGCCCGACCTGGTGAAAGACATCCGCCAGGCCGACGTCGATTTCGCGCGTTTCCATTGCACCCGCCCGAAAGAAAACTGGGATCCCCGCAAATATCTCGAATACCGCCTCTTCTGGCCGTACTCCTCCGGCATCTTCGGCCAGTGGATGACGCACCAGATCGATACGGTACACTGGTTCTCCGGCCTGAAACACCCGCGCAGCGTGGTTGCTGGCGGCGGGATTTACCAGTGGAAAGACGGCCGCAGCAATCCTGATACGCTCACCGCGGTACTGGAATATGGCCCCTCCAACGATCCTTCCTCCGGGTTCCAGGTGGTGTACAGCTCGCGTTTCCATAACTCGGCGGGCGGCACCAAGGAATTGTATTACAGCAACGGCGGGATGATCGACATGAGCAACAACACGATTTCCCCCAACGGCGGCCTGCGCGAGAAAGAAGCGGCAGCCATGGGCATGAAAGCCAATCTCCTCCCGGAAATGAGCCTCTCGGCCGCGGCCGGCGGCGTGGAAAGCGGCGCCAATACCGGCGGCGACGATACCACCAACGCCCACGTCCGCAATTGGATGGAGTGCGTGCGGAAACAAGATATCAAGACCAACGCCCCCATAGAAGCGGCTTACAGCCATTCCATCGCGCTCATTATGGGCACGGCGGCTTACCGCACAGGCCAGCGCGCTACGTTCGACGAAGCGAAGCAGGACGTGATGGTAGGCGGAAAAGTGTTTACACTGTAGTTTTTTATTGCATCAAAAACGAAGGCGCGGGCTGGACGGGTTACTGTCCGGCCTGCCGTCTTTTAGCCATTTCCTCCGCGATTTCCACAGCCTGCGTATCGCCGGAAGCGCGGAGCTGTTTGATGATCTCGGCATGGTCGCGGTCGTTGCGGTTCTGGCTGAGTTTGAAGCGCGTCTCGATCCGGTCGAGCGTCATTTCAAAGCCGGTGATGGCGCGGAGATTGTTGTGCAACGACTTCTCCGGAATGTCGGAAATGTGCACGGGGCAGGCGGAGGCGGCTTCGTATTTGTCCATCAGTTTGGTGAGGGAATCCACAAGCTCTGCTTCGGTTAAAATGCGAAGCTGGCCGTAAACGTGCACGGCGATGTAATTCCAGGTGGGGATTTTCTCTTTTTCGTACCAGGAAGAGGAAATGTACGCGTGGGGATCGGTGAAAACGGCGAGGAAAGTCTGGCCGGATTTGAAGTCTTCGGACTGGGGATTGTCGTTGGCGATGTGGCCCCTCAGCAAGAAGGCGCCCGGTTCTTTTTCTTCCAGTTCAACGGGGAGATGGGTGCCGAAAGGAACACCATCATGGATGCTCATGAGCAAAGCGAAGCTGTGCCTGCGGATGAATCCGGATACGGTGGCCCAGTCGTTTTCCTGGTAATATTTGGGGGTGTACATATTGGAGGGAATAAAGCCCCGGTGCCGGGGCACCGGGGCAAGTAAAAAATTGTTCGGCGCCTATTCCACGATCTCCACGATTTTCGTGGGCGCGATGTTGGCATTGCGCATGGCGATGCTCCGGGCGGTATTACCGGCGAAGTCGCTGAAGGCTTGTTGGGTCACAGGGTCCTTGCCAGTGATGGCCGGAACGCCTTCGTCGCCGCCTTCGCGGATGCTTTGCACCAGGGGGATCTGTCCGAGGAAAGGGATTTCCAGTTCTTCGGCGAGGCGTTTGCCGCCTTCTTTTCCGAAGATGTAATATTTGTTTTCGGGCAGTTCGGCCGGGGTGAAGTAAGCCATATTTTCCACGAGGCCGAGGATCGGCACGCGGATCTGCGGGCTGCTGAACATGGCGATGCCTTTCTTGGCGTCGGCCAGGGCAACGTCCTGCGGAGTGGTAACGATCACGGCGCCGGTTACGGGAACGGATTGTACGAGGGTGATGTGAACGTCGCCCGTGCCGGGGGGCATATCGATCACCAGGTAATCCAGGTCGCCCCAGTGCACGTCGCTCACGAATTGCTTGAGGGCGCTGCTGGCCATGGGGCCGCGCCATACCACCGCCTGCTTCTCATCGATCAGCAGTCCGATCGACATCACCTGGATGCCGTATTTCTCCATGGGAGCGATTTTGCCTTTGCCATCCACGTTCACCATCATCGGGCGCTGGCCGCGGAGGCCGAACATGATGGGTACGCTGGGACCGTAAATATCGGCGTCCATGAGGCCTACTTTGGCGCCGTCCTGCGCGAGGGCAAGCGCGAGGTTGGCGGCAACGGTGGATTTACCCACGCCGCCTTTGCCGGAGGCCACCATGATAATGTTCTTCACGTTGGGAAGGAGGGAATTCCCGTCTTTCCGGCCTGTGCTGACGTTGGCAGTCATTTTAACTTCTACTTCCGCTTCCTTGCTGACGAGGTGGTGGATGGCGTGGATGCACGCGTTGCGGATCAATTCTTTCAACGGGCACGCCGGTGTGGTGAGCACTACCGTAAACTTAACTTTATTGCCTTCGATCTCGATGTCCTTCACCATGTTGAGCGTCACCAGATCCTTGCCCAGATCGGGTTCTTCTACATTCGACAACGCCTCGAGGACCTTCTCTTTTGTGATCATAAATTGTTGTTAAATTTGATTGCGATCAGCAAAGTTAACCATAAATGAGGTTTAATTTGTCGCTTTTATATTGGACATTGCGGGCTGTTTCCTGTATCTTAGTACCTACACATGTATAGAAATCTTGTCATACTTTTTTCCCTGGTGTGTTTGCCGTTATTAGCATCTGCGCAGTTCAAAGCGTTTAAAGACAGCATCATACAGATTTCCGGTATTACCATGACCGCCGACAGCCTCCGTGCGGTGCCGGCGGTGAGCATCCTGGTGAAGGGCCAGGGGCGGGGAACCATTTCCAACAGCGTAGGTGTGTTTTCCATCGTGGCTTTTAAAGGCGATACATTGAGTTTCAGCGCGATAGGTTTCCGCAGGAAGGATTATAAAATCCCGGTGGACCTGCCCGGCAACCGTTACTCCGTGATCCAGCTGATGGCGGAAGACACGGTGTATCTTACCGAAACCATTATCAAACCATACCCTTCGCGGCGCGAGTTCGAGAAGCTGTTCGTAAGTATGGATATCCCCAATGATATGTATGAAATCGCCCGGAAGAACAACGAGCAGGCGAAGCTCCGCGCCATCGCGCAGGGCATGCCGATCGACGCAGGCGGGGCGTATAACGTTTTCATGCAAAAACAGCAGCAATCACTTTATTACGCCGGCCAGGTGCCGCCACAGAATATCTTCAACCCGCTGGCCTGGGCGCAATTTATCGAGTCCTGGAAACGGGGCGATTTCAAAAGGAAAGACTAGCCTTCGCGGCCCAATGCCGCCTTTTTCCTAAATTGCCGCATCATTCACCAAAATTGTACGTTATGCAGAAAGTAGCCGTGATCGGCGCCGGCACGATGGGGAACGGCATTGCGCACGTGTTTGCGCAAAACGGGTTCACCGTTCACCTCATCGATGTGGCGCAGCCCGCGCTCGACAAAGCCCTCGATACCATCGTCCGCAACCTCAACCGCCAGCTCGCCAAAGAGATCATCACCGAAGCGGTGAAGCAAAGCACCATCAACAACCTGCACACCTTCACCGACCTGGCCGCCGGCGTGAAAGACGCGGAACTCGTCGTAGAAGCCGCCACCGAAAATGCGGACCTCAAACTGCGCATCTTCCGCGACCTCGACCAATTCACCGCTCCAGGAGCCATCCTCGCCACCAATACGTCTTCCATCTCCATCACCAAGATCGCCGCGGTTACTTCCTGGCCTGGTAAGGTGATCGGCATGCATTTCATGAACCCCGTTCCCGTCATGAAACTGGTGGAGATCATCAATGGCTACGCCACCGAATCCGAAGTCACCGATACCGTGCGCGAGCTGTCGCTTAAACTGGGCAAGGTTCCCTGCATCGTGAACGACTATCCCGGCTTTGTGGCCAACCGCATCCTCATGCCGATGATCAACGAAGCCATTTGCGCGCTGCACGAGGGCGTGGCTGGTGTGGAATCTATCGACACCGTGATGAGGCTCGGCATGGCCCACCCGATGGGGCCCCTGCAACTCGCGGATTTCATCGGCCTCGACGTTTGCCTGTCTATCCTCCGCGTGCTCCACGACGGCTTCGGACAGCCCAAATACGCGCCCTGCCCGTTGCTGGTGAACATGGTAACCGCAGGGCATCTCGGTGTGAAGAGCGGCAAGGGATTCTACAAATACGAAGGCGCCGGGAAAGACCTCACCGTCTCCGACCGCTTCCGCCAATAATATTCCCCGCATAAAAAAATCGACCCGCCGGCAACTAAAACGCCTGGCGGGTCTTTTTCATCAAATCCCACATCAAATCCTCCCGCAGGAAACATACCGCTAGCAGGCTCCCCGACGCCGGAAAGCGGCCGCAGCAGGAAGAAAAAAATTTAGAGTCAGTGGGAAAGGGTTAACCCGCGTATTTTTCGCGGTATTCCTTGGGAGAGAGGCCAACAATCTTGCGGAACAGCTGACGGAATGCTTTCGCGTCTTCATACCCGGCCTGGATCATTACGCCGGTGATGTTGTCCTGCTTTTCTTCAAGCAGTTTTTTCGCTGCTTCGATACGGATCCTTTGCAAATACTCGATCGGCGTTACGCCCGTTGCGCTTTTGAACCGGCGGATGAAATTACGGCGGCTCACCGGCAGGTCGTGGATCACTTCTTCCACTGTTACCCTGTCCTGGAAACGCTCTTCCATCCTTTGCTGCGCGGCGGTCACCAGCTCGTCGTTATGCGCGCGGCTGGGCGACCAGTTCGCAAAGTAGGATTGCTGCGCCCTGTCCATGTCGATGGCGAACACTTTCGCGGTGAAAATCGCTGTGGTCCGGTTGCAGTACTTTTCGAGGATGTGCAGCAGGAGGTGGAAGGTGGAAGTAGCCCCTCCGCTTGTGTACACCCCACGATCATCTGTAACCACCACGTCGGCGTCCACGATCACTTCCGGGAAATGGCGCGACAGCGCTTCCACGGCGGTTACATGCGTAGTGGCGCGGCGGTTGTTGAGCAAACCCGTTGCCGCGAGCAGGAATGCCCCCGTGCAAAAGCTCGCCACTTCAGCGCCTTTCCCCGCCTGCTGGCGTACCCAGGGCACAAAAGCCGTGTTCTCCCGTAAATAATCCGGAATATTCCCCGGCCTGAAAGCAGGGATCAGCACCAGGTCAGACGCCGTCACTTCTTCATGCGAAAGCGGCTGGTAATGCTCGTCAGGATACGCGACCGTTTCATCTTCCGGATGCCGGATCAGCCGGATGTCGAAATACGGCAGGCCCGTGTTCTCCAGGTAGTAATTGTTGACAGTCTGAAAAACGTCTAAAAGCGCTGCGATACTGATAGGTCGGTAATGCCTGGTTAGAAGGATGGATAGTTTTTTCATAAATGGCATTGGCGGATGAACACCGAAAGTACAATTTTTTCCGTCACATCCTCCCTGGCAGAGTGCTATTTCTACCGCCAGGCTGTCGCGAAAGTCTCCCCGGTGCTGGGTTTTAGCCCAGCTGTCACAGTTGTTTCCCGGGCTATTACGGATAATGACAGACCAGTGCCCGCACGGAGCACGCGTTTTCAGGCGTAATGTCACGATCTCCGGCGACTTGTCAAGTTGCCTTCATGCGGTTCCAAAAAAGCCGGCGAAGCACCGGCTTATTGGTGCATTATTTAGTCTTCTTATCCTGTTCCCCATGTGCGGGGCCAGCCGAAAACTCATGGCCGCAAAACGCGCAATGCGTTAACCCTGCCTGTTTGGACAAACGCGCCCCGCAGGCCGGACAATCCTTTCCTCGCGGAGGCGGTTCTTTCTCCGGCGGGAGCTTCAGGTTTTCAATAATCTCCAGCGGTCTGTGCTTATCTTCCGTCATGTTTCCTTTTTTTCCTGGTGTTTATTCGGTTCTGCTGATGGTTACTTCCTGACTATCGGTTCCTTTCCGCTAGTATTAATTCATTAAATATATCAAAAAAAACAATTGAAAAATCTCCGTGATAAACGGTCGGAAATTTTTCATGAAAAAAGCCGCTCCCCAAACGGGAAGCGGCTGTGGTTTTTACCAAGGATTGGTAGATCAAATCCCCGCGGCCGTTCGCCTTGCGGTTTCGGCCAGCAGTTCATCGAGTTGTGCGCGGTCCCTCCATTTCCCCCGGAAACGAGGCCGCGGATTTTTTGCGTGTTGTGGATATCGTCGAGCGGATTGTCGTCGAGCAGCAGGAGGTCTGCATGCATGCCGGGCGCCACGGCGCCGTACCCTTGCTGTTGCAGGAATTTCGGTCCGTTGATTACGGAGGCTTTCAGCGCCTGTTGCGGCGTCATCCCATATTTTACCATCAGCGCCAGCTCTTCATGGAGCGCCAGCCCGGGATAGCAGTAGGAATTGAGGTATCCCGCGTCGGTACCCGCGAGGATGGTGACATTGGCTGCCACCAGGTCGGCCAGCACGGCGGATGAGCGCTCGTAATTCGCTTTCCGTTGCGCGATGGCGGCGGCATCGTGCTGCATGACATTGTTCACGCGGCCGGCGTAGGTGCTTTGCAGGCCTTTGCCGATGTAGCGGAGGTAATCGTCGTGGCGGCGGTCGTGCTCGTCCCAGTACGACAGGATGTGCCCGAGGCTCAGGGTGGGCGTTACCGCCACGCCTTTGGACGCCATGTAGCGGAACATCTTCCGGGCGGAAGCTTTATCGTAGGTGGAATTGATCTTCTCGCTGAGGTCGCGGCCTTTCAGGGTGCCGTTGGCCACACCATTGCTGATGCTTACTTCTTCGGAGGAACCCGCTTTAAGGAGATATGTGATGTGCTCGATGGAACTGATACCGGCATCCACGATGTCTTTCATGGGTATGACGTAAGGTACGTGCCCCGAAATCACCAGGCCGCGTTTCCGGGTTTCGCGGATACTTTCCAGGTAGAGACCGGGCTTGAGCGTGTTGTCGGTGATTTTTACGAAATCGACGCGCAGGCCCTGCAGGGAATCAAGCGCTTTGGCCAGCTCTTCCTTCGTCCCGATCTCGATATCGCCTTTCCACACGGATTTATAGCCTTCCAGCTTGGGGCCTGAGGTAAAAATATGCGGCCCGTCGATGAGCCCTTTGGCGACGGAGTCGCGCCAGGGCAGCACGAAATGGCTGATATCGGCCGCGCAGTCGCGAACACCGGTGATGCCGTAAGCGAGCATGAGGGGGAGGAGGTTGCGGTTTTCGTGGGCGAGGGTGTCGCCGCCGCCGAAGTGCATGTGGTTATCCCACAAACCTGGCATGAGGAATTTCCCGGTACCGTCGACCACTACGGGAGCGGAGTGGCGGAGCTTGCGGGAAGGGGTTACGGCGATGATGCGCCCGTCTTTCACCACAACGGCCTGATCGGCGGCGGTGCGGCCCCGCTCCACGTCGATCACCGATACGGAACGGATGATAAGATCGGCGGGCGCTTGCTGCGCGCGCGTGCCGGAAAAGACGGCCGCAAGCGATAGTAACAGGAGCGTTCGTTTCATCCGGCGAAAATACAGTCCTCCCTTTTGGCGCGATGGTACATGCTGAAACAATCCGGGCATTTTCCGTAAATAGTACTAAAAGCCTTTATGCTTCAGACTTACAGGTAGGTTGAGATACCCTTGAGATACCCTTGAGATACCGTTCAGCCATCGTTGAGACTCCCTATAAAGGGGTAACTCAAGGGTGGCTCAACTGTGGGACAAGGGTGGGTTATACCTGTGCGTACATTTAAGTATCCCTTGATTTTCATCAGGTCAGGCGGGCAGCAGGGACAAAGCCGGAATGAACGTCAAATGTATTATTTTCACCCCCGGATAAAAATCACAGTGAACAATGAAGCGACTCGGTTTGATCGCGCTGCTGGCCGCAGGTATGCAGGCGCAGGCGCAAACAGCGCGGGTGAATGTTATTCCCGCACCCGTACAGGTGCAGGAACAGCCCGGACAATTTACCATCAATATGCAAACAACGATATCGGCGGACCCCGTTTTCACGGACGCGGCGGCCCTGCTGTCGGAGCAATCCGGCATCGCCCTGAAGAGGGGCGGGCAGGGGAGCATTCGTATCCTGCGCGAGATCACGCGGCAGGCGGCAGACAGCGCGGCGTACCGTTTACTGATCTCGCGGGACGAGGTGCGGATTTACGCTTCCGGCCGCGCGGGCGCCCTGCACGGTATTTATACGTTGCTGCAGATCATGGCGACGCAGCCCGATCCGCGCATCCTCCCGGCGGTTACGATTGCGGACCGGCCACGCTTCGGCTACAGGGGGCTGCATCTCGATGTATCCCGTCATTTCTTCCCCCTTACGTTCGTTTACAAATACATCGACCTCATGGCGATGTACAAGATGAACGTTTTCCACTGGCATATTACCGACGGGGCCGGATGGCGCCTGGAGATTAAAAAATATCCCGCGCTCACGCAGCAGGCGGCCTGGCGTACATATGCCAATTATATGGAATGGTGGAACAGCCCGCGTCATTATCTCGAAGAAGGCAATCCCAATGCCTACGGCGGCTTCTATACGCAAGACGAAGCCCGCGCCGTGGTTGCCTACGCCGCGCGCCGCGGCATCACCGTGATCCCGGAGATCGAAATGCCGGGGCACTCCGAAGAAGTGCTCGCCGTGTACCCGCACCTTTCCTGCGCGGGGGAACCGTATCGGCAATCCGAATTCTGCCTCGGCAACGACAGCACCTTCATTTTCCTGGAAGATGTGCTGCGCGAAGTGATGGACATCTTCCCGTCGAAATACATCCATATCGGCGGCGACGAAGCAGAGAAAAAGCATTGGAAGGCATGCCCCAAATGCCAGCGCCGCATCCGCGGGCATCAGCTGGCCAACGAGGAAGGGCTGCAAAGTTATGCTGTGAAGCGCATGGAAAAATTCCTCATCGCCAACGGGCGAAAGCTCATGGGCTGGGATGAGATCCTGGAAGGCGGCCTGGCCCCTGAAGCCACCGTGATGAGCTGGCGCGGCGAGAAAGGAGGTATTACCGCCGCTTCCGAGGGGCATGATGTGGTGATGACACCCGGCGGGTACTGTTATTTCGACAGTTACCAGTCCGATCCTTCCACGGAGCCCCTTACCATCGGCGGCTACCTTCCGCTTTCGAAAGTCTATTCCTACGAGCCGGTGCCGGCGGCGCTGGCGGCGGATAAGGCGCATCATGTGCTGGGCGCGCAGGCCAACGTGTGGGCCGAATATATGCCCACGACTTACCAGGTGGAGTACATGGTATTCCCGCGTGTACTTGCGTTATCGGAAGTGGTGTGGTCGCAAAAAGAAAAGCGCAGCTGGGAAGATTTTAAAACGCGGTTGCAGGCGCATTACCGGCTGTTGCAACGAAAGCAGGTGAATTATTACCGCCCATCCTGGCAGCTGGAGCCCAAAACCATCATCGATACCACGCGCAGGCTGACCATCGTTTCGTTTGAAACGGAGCAGTTCCGCCCGGTGATCCGCTATACACTCGACGGCACACGGCCCACGATGCATTCCATTTTGTACAGCGGCCCCGTGGAAGTGCCTGGCACCGCGCAGCTCATTGCGGCCGTATTCCGCGATACGATGTTGATGGGCCGCCCGGTGACGGTGCCCGTCAATTATCACAAGGCGATTGGTAAAAAAGTGATCTACAACGCGCCCTGGAGCGGCAGCTATCCTGCGCAGGACGCGGCCACCCTGGTAAACGGGTACCGCGGTTCCCTCACTTACGGCGACGGCCAGTGGCAAGGTTTCCTGGGCAAAGGGGTGGATGTGACTATCGACCTTGGCGTATCGCAGCCGCTGGAAAGCTTGCAGATCGGGTTCATGCAGCTGACGGGCCCGGGCGTGTACATGCCACCGGCGGTGACGGTACAGGTGGCCGACGATCCGGCGGCGTTCGGCAAAGCTGAAGCACTGACCGTCGAAAACGATGTGCCGCCTACGCACGAGAAGCTTATTTTCAAGGATTTCAAATTCGGGCTGCAGGGGCAGAAGGGGCGGTACATCCGTGTGAAAGCCCCCGTGCAGAAGGGCTTCCTGTTCACGGACGAGATTATCGTATATTAGAAGTATGAATTACAAAACCCTCGGCAGCAGCGGGCTGCGTATCAGTGAAGTTTCTTTCGGCTGCATGTCGCTCGGGATGGATGACGCCGCCAACGCGCGCTTGCTCCACCGGGCGGTAGCGCTGGGCATCAACTTTTTCGATACGGCCGACCTCTACGACAAAGGCTTCAATGAAAGCAGTGTGGGCAAGGCGCTGAAAGAGAAGCGCAAAGACGTCATCATCGCCACCAAAGCCGGCAACCAGTGGCGCCCCGACGGCACCGGGTGGGATTGGAACCCGCATAAGGATTATATCCTGGCATGCGTGGAAAAGAGCCTGCAGCGGCTGCAGACCGATTACATCGATTTATACCAGTTGCATGGCGGAACGATTGAGGATCCTATCGACGAAACCATCGAGGCGTTCGAACTGTTGCAGCAGCAGGGAAAGATCCGGTATTACGGGATTTCTTCCATCCGCCCCAACGTGATCCGCGAATATGCGAAACGCAGCAACATCGTGAGCGTGATGATGCAATACAGCCTGCTCGACCGCCGGCCGGAAGCATCCTGTTTGCCCATTCTCCAGCAACATAACATCGGTGTGCTGGCGCGCGGCAGCCTGGCCAAAGGCTTGCTCGCCGGGAAGCCCGCTGTAGATTACCTTCACCTGTCGCAGCATGAAGTGGAACGCGCGCAAGCCGCCATCGCGGAAGTGTCGGGGAAGGAACGTACGCCTGGACAAGCGGCGGTGAAGTTTGTGCTGATGCATCCGGCGGTGACAAGCGCCGTGGCAGGCCTGCGCACCATGGCGCAATTGGAGGACGTAGCGGCCGGAGCGCCGCGTTTTAATGAAGCGGAATACGAAATGCTCACCGCCAGCGTGCCCGTCCGCGAATACGAACAGCACGTCTGAACGTGTAATCGCTTCCGGCTAAACTAATAAGTTTGTTGTTGATACAGAAAAGGCTGACCGCTTATCCGGTCAGCCTTGTATTTTTTATCTGGAAGATGATTATTTCTTCAGCAGCCCCTGGCGTTCCAGCGCCTGCACGAGCGCTTTGGTGTAGGACCGGGAGAAGTCGTCGATGCTGTTGGGATTGATGGTTTCCGATTGCACGGAAAACAGCAGTGATTCGTTGCCGGCGTCATAGAGGTTGCTTTCGAGGAAGTAGGTTTTATCGGTGGTGTAGTACCCCGGGTTGTACATCATCGGGTAATAATAGTTGTAGTATCCCCAGAAACTGCCATACCAGCCCCAGGCGGGATACGGGGCGTAAGGGCCCGAACCCGGGACGTATCGGGTTTCGCTGGTTTTATCGACAACAGCCATGGTGAAAATGGCGTCTGCCCCCAGTTCGCGCACCTTGTTGAGAATGGCTTCTTTGGAGGGCACGTTTTCGCGGGTAAAGTTTGGCGGGAAGATTTCGCCGCTTTTAATGGCTTTATAACCCCTGTCCTGCGCCGCGGCCGCCAGGTTGTTCTCGATACTTTGCTTGGCGGCCTGGTTGTGTACCATGGCGGCAATGAAGATCGTGTTGTACGATTTTTCCGGAGCGTCGGGTGTTCTCCAGAAATTCGTGACCTGCGTGGTAGTGGCGCAGGCCGACAACAGCACGATGGCAAACAGTGTCAGGTAGGATGAAGTTTTCATGGTTTTGGTGCTTTTATACTAACCTAACAAGACACGTGAGGAAAAGTTGCGTTACCTGGCCTGCCAGAGTGCGTCGACAAACCAGTTTTTATCGTCCGTGAAGTTTTTCACCGGTGCGAACCCACAGCTGGAAGCCATTTCCCGGATGCCGTCGGGCGTGTATTTCTGGGAGATTTCCATGTATATGGGTTCGTCTTTCCGGAACCGGATGATGCTGCCGCCGATATGTACGGCCTGGTCGCGAAGGCTCACCAGGAAGCTTTTACAGGCGCCGGTGGACGGGTCATAAGTCGGGTAATGGAGGAAATGATGCCGCTGGAAATCGGCGTCCAGTTCGCGGTTGATGCGGGTGAGGAGGTTGAGGTTGAAGTCGCGGGTGAAGCCTTGCCGGTCGTTGTACGCATCGAGGATGAGGCGCGGGTTTTTCTGCAGATCGAAGCCGATGAGCAGGAAATCCCCCGGCCGCAGCTGGCGGCGCACTTCAGACAGGAAGCCCATGGCTTCTTCCGGCGTGAAATTCCCGATGCTGCTGCCCATGAACATCACCACGCGGGCGCGGCCAGGCGTTTGTCCAGAACGGGCCAGCATTTCCATGTATTCTCCGTTGAGCCCCTGGACGTCGAGGCCGGGAATCTGTTCGGGCAATGTATCCTGCAGGTGCCGGATGATGTTGCCGGATATATCGATGGGATAATACCGGTTCCCTATGCCCGCGCGCATCCATTCGCGGAGGAGGTGGATGGACTTGGAAGCGTCTCCGGCGCCCAGTTCCACCAGGTCGGCCTGCGACGCCACGGCGCGGATGGCGGATACGATGGCGGCGGACTGCGTTTCCAGTATCTCCATTTCGCAACGCGTCAGGTAATATTCCGGGCAATGCATGATCTGCTGGAACAGCGCATCGCCGGCGGCATCA
Above is a genomic segment from Chitinophaga pollutisoli containing:
- a CDS encoding Gfo/Idh/MocA family oxidoreductase encodes the protein MTTSNKNRRDFLKLSMMGGAGVALSAMGMPASSYARILGANDRVNVGVVGFSDRFRQALMPTFLNHYKDLNFDIVAVSDIWKRRRDEGKSVLEGKLGHSVQACVNNDELYRIKDIDAVMIATADFQHAFHTIEAVNNKKDVYCEKPFAETMEDARNALKAVKASRRVFQVGTQRRSGAGYHAAANFIQQGKFGPITMVEMTWNVNQPGRWRRPDLVKDIRQADVDFARFHCTRPKENWDPRKYLEYRLFWPYSSGIFGQWMTHQIDTVHWFSGLKHPRSVVAGGGIYQWKDGRSNPDTLTAVLEYGPSNDPSSGFQVVYSSRFHNSAGGTKELYYSNGGMIDMSNNTISPNGGLREKEAAAMGMKANLLPEMSLSAAAGGVESGANTGGDDTTNAHVRNWMECVRKQDIKTNAPIEAAYSHSIALIMGTAAYRTGQRATFDEAKQDVMVGGKVFTL
- a CDS encoding FMN-binding negative transcriptional regulator, whose translation is MYTPKYYQENDWATVSGFIRRHSFALLMSIHDGVPFGTHLPVELEEKEPGAFLLRGHIANDNPQSEDFKSGQTFLAVFTDPHAYISSSWYEKEKIPTWNYIAVHVYGQLRILTEAELVDSLTKLMDKYEAASACPVHISDIPEKSLHNNLRAITGFEMTLDRIETRFKLSQNRNDRDHAEIIKQLRASGDTQAVEIAEEMAKRRQAGQ
- a CDS encoding Mrp/NBP35 family ATP-binding protein, whose product is MITKEKVLEALSNVEEPDLGKDLVTLNMVKDIEIEGNKVKFTVVLTTPACPLKELIRNACIHAIHHLVSKEAEVEVKMTANVSTGRKDGNSLLPNVKNIIMVASGKGGVGKSTVAANLALALAQDGAKVGLMDADIYGPSVPIMFGLRGQRPMMVNVDGKGKIAPMEKYGIQVMSIGLLIDEKQAVVWRGPMASSALKQFVSDVHWGDLDYLVIDMPPGTGDVHITLVQSVPVTGAVIVTTPQDVALADAKKGIAMFSSPQIRVPILGLVENMAYFTPAELPENKYYIFGKEGGKRLAEELEIPFLGQIPLVQSIREGGDEGVPAITGKDPVTQQAFSDFAGNTARSIAMRNANIAPTKIVEIVE
- a CDS encoding carboxypeptidase-like regulatory domain-containing protein yields the protein MCLPLLASAQFKAFKDSIIQISGITMTADSLRAVPAVSILVKGQGRGTISNSVGVFSIVAFKGDTLSFSAIGFRRKDYKIPVDLPGNRYSVIQLMAEDTVYLTETIIKPYPSRREFEKLFVSMDIPNDMYEIARKNNEQAKLRAIAQGMPIDAGGAYNVFMQKQQQSLYYAGQVPPQNIFNPLAWAQFIESWKRGDFKRKD
- a CDS encoding 3-hydroxybutyryl-CoA dehydrogenase gives rise to the protein MQKVAVIGAGTMGNGIAHVFAQNGFTVHLIDVAQPALDKALDTIVRNLNRQLAKEIITEAVKQSTINNLHTFTDLAAGVKDAELVVEAATENADLKLRIFRDLDQFTAPGAILATNTSSISITKIAAVTSWPGKVIGMHFMNPVPVMKLVEIINGYATESEVTDTVRELSLKLGKVPCIVNDYPGFVANRILMPMINEAICALHEGVAGVESIDTVMRLGMAHPMGPLQLADFIGLDVCLSILRVLHDGFGQPKYAPCPLLVNMVTAGHLGVKSGKGFYKYEGAGKDLTVSDRFRQ
- a CDS encoding helix-turn-helix domain-containing protein, producing MKKLSILLTRHYRPISIAALLDVFQTVNNYYLENTGLPYFDIRLIRHPEDETVAYPDEHYQPLSHEEVTASDLVLIPAFRPGNIPDYLRENTAFVPWVRQQAGKGAEVASFCTGAFLLAATGLLNNRRATTHVTAVEALSRHFPEVIVDADVVVTDDRGVYTSGGATSTFHLLLHILEKYCNRTTAIFTAKVFAIDMDRAQQSYFANWSPSRAHNDELVTAAQQRMEERFQDRVTVEEVIHDLPVSRRNFIRRFKSATGVTPIEYLQRIRIEAAKKLLEEKQDNITGVMIQAGYEDAKAFRQLFRKIVGLSPKEYREKYAG
- a CDS encoding amidohydrolase family protein — its product is MKRTLLLLSLAAVFSGTRAQQAPADLIIRSVSVIDVERGRTAADQAVVVKDGRIIAVTPSRKLRHSAPVVVDGTGKFLMPGLWDNHMHFGGGDTLAHENRNLLPLMLAYGITGVRDCAADISHFVLPWRDSVAKGLIDGPHIFTSGPKLEGYKSVWKGDIEIGTKEELAKALDSLQGLRVDFVKITDNTLKPGLYLESIRETRKRGLVISGHVPYVIPMKDIVDAGISSIEHITYLLKAGSSEEVSISNGVANGTLKGRDLSEKINSTYDKASARKMFRYMASKGVAVTPTLSLGHILSYWDEHDRRHDDYLRYIGKGLQSTYAGRVNNVMQHDAAAIAQRKANYERSSAVLADLVAANVTILAGTDAGYLNSYCYPGLALHEELALMVKYGMTPQQALKASVINGPKFLQQQGYGAVAPGMHADLLLLDDNPLDDIHNTQKIRGLVSGGNGGTAHNSMNCWPKPQGERPRGFDLPILGKNHSRFPFGERLFS